A stretch of the bacterium SCSIO 12827 genome encodes the following:
- a CDS encoding thiamine pyrophosphate-binding protein, which produces MPQGQTGARLLVETLVANGVDRAFCVPGESYLAVLDAMVDAPDIDLVICRQEGGAAIMADADGKMTGKPGICFVTRGPGATNASAGVHIAFQDSTPMILFIGQVARHQVEREAFQEIDYRRMFGEMAKWVAQIEDPARVPEYVSHAFHTAMSGRPGPVVLALPEDMLTEEVMEQVAIPGPAHVVQAHPGPDAMAELRAMMETAERPLMILGGGSWTEQASQDIRAFAEANNIPTSVSFRRQDLLPNDHPLYAGDVGIGINPKLAERVRTSDLILAVGPRLGEMTTGGYDLFDIPVPKQRLVHIHPGAEELGRVYRAELAMNSGMPGFAAAAKAMAPVTGRWDNWAGTAHDEYLAWTEPPETPGDVQMGQVISWLRDELPADAMICNGAGNYTAWVHRFYRYRGYATQLAPTSGSMGYGVPAAVAAKLRHPERDVVCFAGDGCFLMTGQEMATAKQYGANVIFIVVNNGMYGTIRMHQEREYPSRVSGTQLVNPDFAALAKAYGATGEVVTETAQFADAFARAKAADSPALIELRTDPEAITPSATLSGLRAQAEAREKGNP; this is translated from the coding sequence ATGCCACAGGGTCAAACGGGGGCGCGGCTCCTGGTCGAAACGCTGGTTGCCAACGGGGTTGACCGTGCCTTCTGCGTGCCGGGGGAAAGCTATCTTGCCGTGCTTGATGCCATGGTCGACGCACCGGACATCGATCTGGTGATCTGCCGCCAGGAAGGCGGGGCCGCCATCATGGCCGATGCCGACGGCAAGATGACCGGCAAGCCGGGCATTTGTTTCGTGACCCGCGGCCCGGGGGCCACCAACGCCTCCGCCGGGGTCCATATCGCGTTCCAGGATTCGACGCCGATGATCCTGTTCATCGGCCAGGTCGCCCGCCATCAGGTCGAGCGTGAGGCGTTCCAGGAAATCGACTACCGCCGCATGTTCGGCGAGATGGCCAAGTGGGTCGCCCAGATCGAAGACCCCGCCCGCGTGCCCGAATACGTCAGCCATGCCTTCCACACGGCCATGTCGGGCCGCCCCGGCCCGGTCGTTCTGGCCCTGCCGGAAGACATGCTGACCGAGGAAGTGATGGAACAGGTCGCCATCCCCGGGCCGGCCCATGTGGTGCAGGCCCATCCGGGACCGGACGCCATGGCCGAACTGCGCGCCATGATGGAAACCGCCGAACGCCCGCTGATGATTTTGGGCGGCGGCAGTTGGACCGAACAGGCGTCCCAGGACATTCGCGCCTTCGCCGAAGCCAACAACATCCCGACCAGCGTGTCGTTCCGCCGCCAGGACCTGCTGCCCAACGACCACCCGCTGTACGCCGGGGACGTCGGCATCGGCATCAACCCGAAGCTGGCTGAACGGGTTCGAACATCCGATTTGATATTGGCCGTGGGCCCGCGCCTGGGCGAGATGACCACGGGCGGCTATGACCTGTTCGACATCCCGGTGCCGAAGCAACGCCTGGTCCATATCCACCCCGGGGCCGAGGAACTGGGTCGCGTCTACCGCGCCGAACTGGCCATGAATTCGGGCATGCCCGGCTTCGCTGCCGCCGCCAAGGCCATGGCGCCGGTCACGGGGCGCTGGGACAACTGGGCAGGCACGGCGCACGACGAATATCTGGCCTGGACCGAGCCGCCGGAAACCCCCGGCGACGTGCAGATGGGCCAGGTCATTTCCTGGCTGCGCGATGAACTCCCCGCCGACGCCATGATCTGCAACGGCGCCGGCAACTACACGGCCTGGGTCCACCGCTTCTACCGCTACCGGGGCTATGCCACGCAGCTGGCGCCGACCTCCGGGTCCATGGGTTATGGCGTACCGGCAGCGGTCGCGGCCAAGCTGCGCCATCCGGAACGCGACGTGGTTTGCTTTGCCGGCGACGGTTGCTTCCTGATGACCGGCCAGGAGATGGCGACGGCCAAACAGTACGGCGCCAACGTCATCTTCATCGTCGTCAACAACGGCATGTACGGCACCATCCGCATGCATCAGGAACGGGAGTATCCCAGCCGGGTGTCGGGCACGCAGTTGGTCAATCCGGATTTCGCGGCCCTGGCCAAGGCCTACGGCGCCACCGGCGAAGTGGTCACGGAAACAGCCCAGTTCGCCGACGCCTTTGCCCGCGCCAAAGCCGCCGATTCGCCCGCTTTGATCGAACTGCGCACCGATCCGGAAGCGATTACGCCGTCCGCAACCCTATCGGGTCTGCGGGCTCAAGCCGAAGCCCGGGAGAAAGGAAATCCCTGA
- the ugpQ gene encoding glycerophosphodiester phosphodiesterase translates to MLPKVIGHRGAAGHAPENTLSSLRKAHELGATWVEFDVMLTAEGTPVLIHDETLGRTTDGKGRLTDHRWEDLRGLDAGAWFGSAFRGERVPSLHQALAVLGHLGLGANVEIKPANDQDATTGVIVAKTLQESWPANLPAPLLSSFSEKALTAAADQAPEFPRALLVGKVPDDWQARCDSLGATGLHAGARHLIEKQARRVIDAGYALRVYTVNDQALADRLFAWGAESVFSDYPDRITPP, encoded by the coding sequence GTGCTGCCAAAGGTCATCGGTCACCGTGGTGCTGCCGGCCATGCGCCGGAAAACACCCTGTCCAGCCTGCGCAAGGCCCATGAACTGGGCGCGACTTGGGTTGAATTCGACGTCATGCTGACGGCCGAAGGCACCCCCGTCTTGATCCACGACGAAACCCTGGGGCGCACGACCGATGGTAAGGGGCGCCTGACCGATCATCGCTGGGAAGACCTGCGCGGCCTCGACGCCGGGGCTTGGTTCGGTTCGGCGTTTCGGGGGGAACGCGTGCCGTCCTTGCATCAAGCCCTGGCCGTGCTTGGGCATCTGGGGCTCGGCGCCAACGTGGAAATAAAGCCGGCCAACGATCAGGACGCAACCACGGGTGTCATCGTTGCGAAGACCCTGCAGGAAAGCTGGCCGGCGAATCTTCCGGCCCCCTTGTTGTCGAGTTTTTCCGAAAAGGCCCTGACCGCGGCCGCCGATCAGGCGCCGGAATTTCCCCGCGCCCTTTTGGTGGGCAAGGTTCCTGACGATTGGCAGGCACGCTGCGATTCGCTGGGGGCCACGGGGCTGCACGCCGGCGCCCGGCATCTGATCGAGAAACAGGCGCGGCGCGTCATCGACGCGGGCTATGCGCTCCGCGTCTATACGGTCAACGACCAGGCCCTGGCGGACCGTCTTTTCGCCTGGGGCGCGGAAAGCGTGTTCAGCGATTATCCGGATAGGATAACCCCACCATGA
- a CDS encoding dienelactone hydrolase family protein, whose translation MSGKDITIQAKDGGSFTGYLALPEGGKGPGVVVIQEIFGVNAVMREITDGMAAAGYVALCPDLFWRQEPGIQITDQTEAEWARAFELFNGFDLDKGVDDLESTIQALRAVDGCSGKVGTMGFCLGGRLAFLTATRTSADAAVSYYGVMLPDHTDETLKAPCMLHIATEDEFVPKDQQAAVHAALKGNAKAVLHDYEGQNHAFARVGGKHYDKASADLARQRTLDFFKNHLG comes from the coding sequence ATGAGCGGCAAGGACATCACCATTCAGGCCAAGGACGGCGGCAGCTTCACGGGCTATCTTGCCCTGCCCGAAGGCGGCAAGGGCCCCGGGGTCGTGGTCATTCAGGAAATCTTCGGCGTCAACGCGGTGATGCGCGAAATCACCGACGGCATGGCGGCGGCGGGCTATGTGGCGCTTTGCCCCGACCTTTTCTGGCGCCAGGAACCGGGTATCCAGATCACCGACCAGACCGAGGCCGAATGGGCCCGCGCGTTCGAACTGTTCAACGGCTTCGACCTGGACAAGGGCGTCGACGATCTGGAATCGACGATCCAGGCCCTGCGCGCCGTGGACGGCTGCAGCGGCAAGGTCGGCACCATGGGTTTCTGCTTAGGGGGGCGGCTGGCCTTCCTGACCGCGACCAGGACCAGCGCCGACGCGGCCGTCAGCTACTATGGCGTGATGCTTCCCGATCATACGGACGAGACGTTGAAGGCACCCTGCATGCTGCACATCGCAACCGAGGACGAATTCGTGCCCAAGGATCAGCAGGCTGCCGTCCACGCGGCGCTCAAAGGCAACGCGAAGGCGGTGCTGCATGACTACGAAGGTCAGAACCACGCCTTCGCGCGGGTCGGCGGCAAGCATTACGACAAGGCTTCGGCCGACTTGGCGCGGCAAAGGACGCTCGATTTCTTCAAAAACCACCTAGGCTAA
- a CDS encoding SEL1-like repeat protein: MAKRRGPLGQLFTGFILLLIVAAGAGVGLAVAYEDDAFAAQLRSAGVPDAQVAKVMELKGAIKDKADFSGDDLAFTARSIWWDLRDRFDLDLTAQYTQNLPPVRHVTQMEPMARPDDPKEPAGEANMAADKMAEDKLPPDLQREGGEQAAAAPADAPAVTDKPAEALSQEPSIAPPPAEEKPMAEAAPADKPTAEASQPEKPMEPPAPPPPAATDKPMVLANPPAEEAKPEPSPPATETAAVREPAAPAEAPPASAEEREATADLTYKRALSLFADAKTQEQKAEAAKLFAQAAIGGHPGAQYSIGVMHYNGTGVAKDYAKAAEWFGRSAEKNNAAAQYNLGILYYNGQGVPKDDRLAYKWISAAAENGDQKAIVARDALKQALPADVTKPAAPTFSGGLPAGSPVEVAPAK, from the coding sequence ATGGCGAAGCGCAGAGGCCCCTTAGGGCAACTGTTTACAGGTTTCATTCTGCTGTTGATCGTCGCGGCCGGCGCGGGGGTCGGGCTTGCCGTGGCCTACGAAGATGACGCCTTTGCCGCGCAGTTGCGCAGCGCCGGTGTGCCGGACGCGCAGGTCGCCAAGGTCATGGAGTTGAAGGGCGCCATCAAGGACAAGGCCGATTTCAGCGGCGATGATCTGGCTTTCACCGCGCGGTCGATCTGGTGGGACCTGCGCGACCGCTTCGACCTGGACCTGACCGCCCAGTACACGCAGAACCTGCCGCCGGTCCGCCACGTCACCCAGATGGAGCCCATGGCTCGTCCCGACGACCCGAAGGAACCGGCCGGCGAGGCCAATATGGCCGCAGACAAAATGGCTGAAGACAAGTTGCCGCCGGACCTGCAGCGTGAGGGCGGTGAACAAGCCGCTGCCGCCCCGGCGGACGCCCCTGCGGTGACGGACAAGCCCGCCGAGGCGTTGTCCCAGGAACCGTCAATCGCGCCGCCACCGGCCGAGGAAAAACCTATGGCCGAAGCCGCCCCGGCGGATAAACCCACGGCCGAGGCCTCCCAGCCTGAAAAACCCATGGAACCGCCTGCTCCGCCGCCGCCCGCCGCGACGGACAAGCCCATGGTGCTGGCCAATCCGCCCGCCGAGGAAGCCAAGCCGGAACCATCCCCCCCGGCCACGGAGACCGCCGCCGTGCGCGAGCCCGCCGCGCCAGCCGAAGCCCCGCCGGCATCGGCCGAGGAACGCGAGGCTACCGCCGATCTGACCTATAAGCGCGCCCTGTCCCTGTTCGCTGATGCCAAGACCCAGGAGCAGAAGGCCGAAGCCGCCAAACTGTTCGCCCAGGCCGCCATCGGCGGCCATCCGGGAGCCCAGTATTCCATCGGCGTCATGCATTACAACGGCACCGGCGTGGCCAAGGACTATGCCAAGGCCGCCGAATGGTTCGGCCGCTCGGCCGAGAAAAACAACGCCGCCGCCCAGTACAATCTGGGCATCCTCTATTACAACGGCCAGGGCGTGCCGAAGGATGACCGTCTGGCCTACAAATGGATCAGTGCGGCGGCTGAAAACGGCGACCAGAAGGCGATTGTCGCCCGTGATGCCTTGAAGCAGGCCCTGCCGGCGGACGTCACCAAGCCGGCGGCGCCGACCTTCTCCGGCGGCCTGCCCGCAGGATCGCCGGTCGAAGTCGCCCCCGCGAAGTAA
- a CDS encoding acyl-CoA thioesterase, which yields MPDIDLKDAASFDWWTDVSIRFSDQDPNLHVNNTAFAQYAEAGRVDYLNAMRRHLGIEPRSALASVQISYVNQLHYPGNVRVGTRLLRLGNKSYTLGQGLFAGDTVVATSEAVLVFFDYAKNASREVPAELRQAFESGARLVSD from the coding sequence TTGCCCGACATCGACCTGAAAGACGCCGCCAGCTTCGACTGGTGGACCGACGTTTCGATCCGCTTTTCCGATCAGGACCCCAACCTGCATGTCAATAACACGGCCTTCGCCCAATATGCCGAGGCCGGGCGGGTCGATTACCTGAACGCCATGCGCCGGCATCTGGGGATCGAGCCACGCTCGGCTTTGGCCAGCGTGCAGATCAGCTATGTTAATCAGCTGCATTATCCTGGCAACGTGCGGGTCGGCACGCGGCTGCTGCGACTCGGCAACAAGTCCTACACCCTGGGTCAGGGGCTGTTCGCCGGGGACACGGTGGTCGCGACCTCGGAAGCGGTCCTGGTGTTCTTCGATTATGCCAAGAACGCCAGCCGTGAGGTGCCCGCCGAGTTGCGCCAAGCCTTTGAAAGCGGCGCGCGCCTGGTATCCGACTGA
- a CDS encoding NADP-dependent malic enzyme, whose amino-acid sequence MDDTLKERALRFHAEPVPGKLEITPTKPLATQSDLALAYSPGVAFACLAIKEDPEQVAKLTGRQNLVAVISNGSAVLGLGNIGGLASKPVMEGKAVLFKKFAGINVFDIELNETDPEKLVDIIAAMEPTFGAINLEDFKSPDCFILEQKLKARMGIPVFHDDQHGTAIVVCAALTNGLRLVGKDISKVKVVSTGGGAAGIACLNLMVSMGLKRENITLVDHVGVVFEGRTEEMTDQKAEYAAKTNARTLAEAVRGADVFLGLSAPGILKKEMVETMAERPFIMALANPDPEILPEDARAANPQAIICTGRSDYPNQVNNVLCFPFIFRGALDCGATTINEEMKLAAVKAIADLTMAESSETVARTYSGEDLRFGPEYLLPKPFDMRLIVEVATAVAKAAMDSGVAKHPISDFEAYRDKLEQFVFRSGMLMKPIFERAKQDPKRLVLAEGESHRVLRATQVLVDEGIAKPILIGRPDVIEMRIERLGLRIQPEKDFEICNPENDPRYEAYWRSYHALMERKGVSPGAARQIVRTNNTVIAATMLKRGEADAMLCGVIGRYDYHLRYMMDVVGKAPGVRDVSALSVLLLPKGTFFLVDTQVTPDPSAEELAEMTLLSAEFVQSFGETPKIALLSHSNFGADDSPCARKMRDALRMVREQAPDLEVEGEMQADAAINEDVRNRVFPNSRLKGMANLLVFPDREAANSAFNLLKSLDNGLPIGPILIGTDMPAHVLTSAVTARGIVNMAALAVVDAQIRRRLI is encoded by the coding sequence ATGGATGACACCCTGAAGGAACGGGCGCTTCGTTTTCACGCGGAGCCCGTACCCGGAAAATTGGAAATCACCCCCACAAAACCCTTGGCGACACAGAGCGATCTGGCTCTGGCCTACTCGCCGGGCGTCGCCTTTGCCTGCCTGGCCATCAAGGAAGACCCCGAACAGGTCGCCAAGCTGACCGGCCGCCAAAACCTGGTTGCCGTGATCTCCAACGGCAGCGCCGTTCTGGGCCTGGGCAACATCGGCGGCCTGGCGTCCAAGCCGGTGATGGAGGGCAAGGCCGTCCTGTTCAAGAAGTTCGCCGGGATCAACGTGTTCGATATCGAACTGAACGAAACCGATCCGGAAAAGCTGGTCGACATCATCGCCGCCATGGAACCGACCTTCGGCGCTATCAATCTGGAAGACTTCAAGTCGCCCGACTGTTTCATCCTGGAACAGAAACTGAAGGCACGCATGGGGATTCCCGTGTTCCACGACGACCAGCACGGCACCGCGATCGTCGTCTGCGCCGCGCTGACCAACGGCCTGCGCCTGGTCGGCAAGGACATTTCGAAGGTCAAGGTGGTGTCCACGGGTGGCGGCGCCGCCGGTATCGCCTGCCTGAACCTGATGGTCTCCATGGGCCTGAAGCGCGAAAACATCACCCTGGTCGACCATGTCGGCGTGGTGTTTGAGGGTCGCACCGAGGAGATGACCGACCAAAAGGCCGAATACGCGGCCAAAACCAATGCCCGCACCCTGGCCGAGGCCGTGCGTGGCGCCGACGTGTTCTTAGGGTTGTCGGCCCCCGGCATCCTGAAGAAGGAAATGGTCGAAACCATGGCCGAGCGGCCGTTCATCATGGCGCTGGCCAACCCCGATCCGGAAATCCTGCCCGAGGATGCGCGCGCCGCAAACCCGCAGGCCATCATCTGCACCGGCCGATCGGATTATCCCAACCAGGTCAACAACGTGCTCTGCTTCCCCTTCATCTTCCGGGGCGCCCTTGATTGCGGGGCGACGACCATCAACGAGGAAATGAAGCTGGCGGCGGTCAAGGCCATCGCCGACCTGACCATGGCCGAAAGCTCGGAAACCGTGGCCCGCACCTATTCGGGCGAGGACCTGCGATTCGGCCCCGAATACCTGCTGCCCAAACCTTTTGACATGCGCTTGATCGTCGAGGTCGCCACCGCCGTCGCCAAGGCGGCCATGGATTCGGGCGTCGCCAAGCACCCGATTTCAGATTTCGAGGCCTACCGCGACAAGCTGGAACAGTTCGTGTTCCGCTCCGGCATGCTGATGAAGCCGATCTTCGAGCGCGCCAAGCAGGATCCCAAACGCCTGGTCCTGGCCGAGGGCGAAAGCCACCGGGTGCTGCGCGCGACCCAGGTTCTCGTCGACGAAGGCATCGCCAAGCCGATCCTGATCGGCCGGCCCGACGTGATCGAAATGCGTATCGAGCGCTTAGGCCTGCGCATTCAGCCGGAGAAGGATTTCGAAATCTGCAATCCGGAGAATGACCCCCGCTACGAGGCCTATTGGCGCAGCTATCACGCGCTGATGGAACGCAAGGGCGTGTCGCCGGGGGCCGCGCGCCAGATCGTGCGCACCAACAACACGGTGATCGCGGCGACCATGCTGAAACGCGGCGAAGCCGACGCCATGCTGTGTGGCGTCATCGGGCGCTACGACTATCACCTGCGCTATATGATGGACGTGGTCGGCAAGGCCCCGGGTGTGCGCGACGTCTCGGCACTCAGCGTCCTTCTACTGCCCAAGGGCACGTTCTTTCTGGTCGATACCCAGGTGACCCCCGATCCCTCGGCCGAGGAATTGGCGGAGATGACCCTGCTGTCGGCGGAGTTCGTGCAAAGCTTCGGCGAAACGCCCAAGATCGCGCTGTTGTCCCATTCCAACTTCGGCGCCGACGACTCACCCTGCGCCCGCAAGATGCGGGACGCGCTTCGCATGGTTCGTGAACAGGCCCCCGACCTGGAGGTCGAGGGCGAAATGCAGGCCGACGCCGCCATTAACGAGGATGTGCGCAATCGCGTGTTCCCCAATTCGCGGCTCAAGGGCATGGCCAATCTTCTGGTGTTTCCCGACCGCGAAGCCGCCAACAGCGCCTTCAACCTTTTGAAGTCGCTGGACAACGGCCTGCCCATCGGCCCCATCCTGATCGGAACGGACATGCCGGCCCATGTGCTGACCAGCGCCGTGACCGCGCGCGGCATCGTCAACATGGCCGCCCTGGCCGTGGTCGACGCCCAGATCCGCCGCCGCCTGATCTGA
- a CDS encoding spore maturation protein, whose product MNVIFLAIVAVAFVMGAVRQVVWDGVGEAPMALLGKSMIDAAGGAVTLAIGLVGVMALFLGLMKVAEEGGLLRIIAKVLRPLMVRLFPEVPADHPAMGSMILNMSANALGLGNAATPFGIRAMQQLDELNPHKGTATNAMALFLAINTSSVTLLPTGVIALRAAAGSTDPAGIVPTTLFATICSTAIAIITAKLLAPYFAVSAVAGDGGEASAPTEEAMLEATEDMGGAGSDAYPLWVSVTALMTVGALVPLTVVYGREIAPWIIPGLMVALLGFGAAKRVAVYECFVEGAKDGFNVALRIIPYLVAILTAVAMFRASGAMDAVVGPLGGLTEMIGLPAEALPMALLRPLSGSGAYGVLASIIQDPAHGPDSLVGYLVSTFQGSTETTFYVLAVYFGAVGIRRIRHALFAALVADVVGIGAAVFIVNQLYG is encoded by the coding sequence ATGAACGTCATCTTCCTTGCCATCGTCGCCGTCGCCTTCGTCATGGGTGCCGTGCGCCAAGTCGTCTGGGACGGTGTTGGCGAAGCGCCCATGGCGCTGCTTGGAAAATCCATGATCGACGCCGCCGGCGGCGCGGTGACCCTTGCCATCGGTTTGGTCGGCGTGATGGCCCTGTTCCTAGGCCTGATGAAGGTGGCGGAAGAAGGCGGCCTGCTGCGCATCATCGCCAAGGTCCTGCGCCCGCTCATGGTCCGCCTGTTTCCCGAGGTGCCCGCCGACCATCCGGCAATGGGCTCGATGATCCTCAACATGTCGGCCAACGCGCTCGGCCTCGGCAACGCGGCGACGCCGTTCGGCATCCGCGCCATGCAGCAACTGGATGAACTCAATCCCCACAAGGGCACGGCGACCAACGCCATGGCCCTGTTCCTGGCCATCAACACCTCGTCAGTCACGCTGTTGCCCACGGGCGTCATCGCGCTGCGCGCCGCCGCCGGGTCCACGGATCCAGCCGGGATCGTGCCGACCACCCTGTTCGCGACCATCTGTTCGACCGCCATTGCCATTATCACGGCCAAACTTTTGGCCCCTTATTTCGCCGTGTCGGCCGTCGCCGGGGACGGGGGGGAAGCCTCCGCACCGACCGAGGAAGCGATGCTGGAGGCGACGGAAGACATGGGCGGTGCCGGGTCGGATGCCTATCCGCTTTGGGTGTCGGTGACGGCGCTGATGACGGTCGGTGCCCTGGTGCCGCTGACCGTCGTCTATGGACGCGAGATCGCGCCCTGGATCATCCCCGGCCTGATGGTGGCGCTGCTTGGTTTCGGCGCGGCCAAGCGGGTCGCGGTCTATGAATGCTTCGTCGAGGGTGCCAAGGACGGCTTCAACGTGGCGCTACGCATCATTCCCTATCTGGTGGCGATCCTGACCGCCGTCGCCATGTTCCGGGCGTCCGGCGCCATGGACGCGGTCGTGGGGCCGCTCGGTGGTCTCACCGAAATGATCGGGCTGCCGGCGGAAGCCCTGCCCATGGCGCTGCTGCGTCCGCTGTCGGGCTCGGGGGCCTACGGCGTGCTGGCGTCGATCATTCAGGACCCGGCCCATGGTCCGGACAGTCTCGTCGGTTATCTGGTGTCGACCTTCCAGGGGTCGACGGAAACCACCTTCTACGTCCTTGCCGTCTATTTCGGCGCGGTCGGCATCCGCCGCATCCGCCATGCTCTGTTCGCGGCCCTTGTGGCCGATGTGGTGGGCATCGGCGCCGCCGTGTTCATCGTCAATCAACTCTACGGTTAG
- a CDS encoding DMT family transporter, translating to MPLMTAVQGASAPGRAILAMIGGGLLVTGNDAAMKWLVSGYPVGQLLFIRGMFAFVAIAFFVRFYGGLASLRIINPRFHVMRGLLVVFGTVVFITGLGHLTLADAIAVVYAGPMFVTALAPLLIGEAVGWRRWLAVMGGFIGVMIIIRPGTEAMQWAVIFPLAAALAGALRDLITRSAAATEHSNALLATSTAAATAAGLCTLPFGWMPVPFEDLALMALSGLLLGSAHFLMIESFRYGEAGLVVPFKYLNMVFAVTLGFVLWGDLPDAWTWTGSGVLIASGLYILHRERIRHRMPTLPSDAHGAGPAGRRPD from the coding sequence ATGCCTCTCATGACTGCCGTCCAAGGTGCCAGTGCGCCCGGCCGCGCGATTTTGGCGATGATCGGGGGTGGTCTTCTGGTCACCGGCAACGATGCGGCCATGAAGTGGCTGGTGTCGGGATATCCCGTGGGACAGCTTCTGTTCATTCGCGGCATGTTCGCCTTCGTCGCCATCGCCTTTTTCGTGCGATTTTATGGCGGGCTCGCCAGCCTGCGGATCATCAATCCACGGTTCCACGTGATGCGCGGCCTGTTGGTCGTGTTCGGCACCGTTGTTTTCATTACCGGCCTGGGTCACCTGACCCTCGCCGACGCAATCGCCGTGGTCTATGCCGGACCGATGTTCGTGACGGCGCTGGCACCGCTTCTGATCGGCGAGGCCGTGGGCTGGCGGCGTTGGCTGGCGGTCATGGGCGGGTTTATCGGCGTCATGATCATCATCCGGCCGGGGACCGAGGCCATGCAATGGGCCGTGATCTTTCCCCTGGCGGCGGCCTTGGCAGGGGCGCTGCGCGACCTGATTACCCGCAGCGCCGCGGCGACGGAACATTCCAATGCGTTGTTGGCGACCAGCACGGCGGCAGCAACGGCCGCGGGCCTGTGCACCCTGCCGTTCGGCTGGATGCCGGTTCCCTTCGAGGATCTGGCGTTGATGGCCCTATCCGGCCTGCTGCTGGGCTCCGCGCATTTCCTGATGATCGAAAGCTTCCGCTATGGCGAGGCCGGACTGGTCGTGCCGTTCAAATACCTCAACATGGTCTTCGCCGTGACGCTGGGGTTTGTCCTGTGGGGCGACCTGCCCGATGCCTGGACCTGGACGGGATCGGGCGTGCTGATCGCCAGCGGGCTTTACATCCTGCACCGCGAGCGCATCCGCCATCGGATGCCGACGCTGCCGTCGGATGCGCATGGCGCGGGGCCGGCCGGACGGCGGCCCGACTAA
- a CDS encoding DMT family transporter, whose translation MAIMSAMQGSTAPGRAIALAVAGGALLTISDAGLKYLAGDLPPGQIMFIRGVIAGFALIMATLGTRGAAALKPQKWGLHAARGLMAAVATFTYLVGIGSLPLATATSILFASPILLTAMAPVFIGENVGWRRWLAVIVGFIGVLIIVRPAGDAFQWAAVMILLAAFGESVRDLITRGASGRETTHSMLFSMMVVVGLAGLFVPPYDWPPLSGEHWLMIIMASLIWTSAHFLLIEAFQFGEAALLAPFRYCNLFFAAILGFLIWGDLPDWLTWAGSVVIISSGLYILHREVLRRAPVMAADPVHDTPTDDDGVPPR comes from the coding sequence ATGGCGATCATGTCGGCCATGCAGGGTTCCACGGCGCCAGGCCGCGCCATCGCGCTGGCGGTCGCCGGCGGCGCGCTTCTGACCATTTCCGATGCGGGCCTGAAGTATCTGGCGGGTGATCTGCCGCCGGGTCAGATCATGTTCATCCGCGGCGTCATCGCCGGGTTTGCCTTGATCATGGCGACTTTGGGAACACGCGGGGCGGCGGCGCTCAAACCCCAGAAATGGGGGCTGCACGCGGCGCGGGGCCTGATGGCGGCCGTGGCAACCTTCACCTATCTGGTCGGCATCGGCAGCCTGCCGCTGGCCACCGCAACCTCGATCCTGTTCGCCAGCCCGATCCTGCTGACGGCCATGGCGCCGGTGTTTATCGGCGAGAATGTCGGCTGGCGGCGTTGGTTGGCGGTCATCGTCGGGTTCATCGGCGTGCTGATCATCGTGCGGCCGGCGGGCGACGCCTTCCAGTGGGCCGCGGTGATGATCCTGCTGGCGGCGTTCGGCGAATCGGTCCGCGACCTGATCACCCGGGGGGCATCCGGGCGCGAGACGACGCATTCGATGCTGTTCTCGATGATGGTGGTGGTCGGCCTGGCGGGGCTGTTCGTGCCACCCTACGACTGGCCGCCGCTGTCGGGCGAACACTGGCTGATGATCATCATGGCCAGTCTGATCTGGACCTCGGCCCATTTCCTGTTGATCGAGGCGTTTCAGTTTGGTGAGGCGGCATTGCTCGCCCCCTTCCGCTACTGCAACCTGTTCTTCGCGGCGATTCTGGGATTCCTCATCTGGGGCGACCTGCCGGATTGGCTGACCTGGGCGGGCAGTGTGGTGATCATTTCCTCGGGCCTGTACATTCTGCACCGCGAGGTTCTGCGCAGGGCCCCGGTGATGGCCGCCGACCCGGTGCACGACACACCGACGGATGACGACGGAGTGCCGCCGCGATGA